The Eubacteriaceae bacterium Marseille-Q4139 genome has a window encoding:
- a CDS encoding FtsW/RodA/SpoVE family cell cycle protein, with amino-acid sequence MTNLVTEVSRYLMILLIAIYTYYNFRFFAIKDDAGKNRACGRQLICMFMLHFLANLVIFLRTGSELLAVFYGAQLVFFVCYIYLYRLFYRNVSRLLLNNTCMLLCTGFIMLTRLNSQMAFRQFLIVAVSAVVSWIIPFIIDRVWQLAKFPWIYGLLGLALLGLVCLVGNTSGGAQLSLSYKGFSVQPSEFVKISFVFFAATMFYRSAEFKSVAVTTAVAAAHVLILVLSRDLGGALIFFVAYLVMLFAATSNVFYLGAGIASGSAAAAAAYQMFSHVRRRVEAWRNPWADVDDTGYQVAQSLFAIGTGGWFGMGLYQGMPKSIPVVEKDFIFSAICEEMGGIYGICLLLICLGCFLQFMLIASRMQAMFYKLIALGLGTVYITQVFLTIGGVTKFIPSTGVTLPFVSYGGSSTAATFLLFGIIQGLYILKENEEEEDEKE; translated from the coding sequence GTGACGAATCTGGTGACTGAGGTATCCAGGTACCTGATGATTCTTCTGATTGCAATCTACACATATTATAATTTCCGTTTCTTTGCCATAAAGGACGACGCAGGGAAGAACCGCGCCTGCGGGCGGCAGCTCATCTGTATGTTTATGCTGCATTTCCTCGCAAACCTGGTGATCTTCCTTCGGACGGGATCGGAGCTTCTGGCGGTGTTCTACGGGGCGCAGCTTGTGTTTTTCGTGTGCTATATTTACCTTTACCGGCTGTTTTACCGAAACGTGTCGAGGCTCCTTTTAAACAACACCTGCATGCTTTTATGCACCGGCTTCATCATGCTCACGCGGTTAAATTCCCAGATGGCCTTCCGGCAGTTTTTGATTGTCGCAGTCTCGGCTGTGGTGTCCTGGATCATCCCGTTTATCATCGACCGGGTATGGCAGCTTGCAAAATTCCCGTGGATTTACGGGCTTTTGGGGCTGGCGCTTTTAGGGCTTGTCTGCCTTGTGGGGAACACCTCCGGCGGGGCGCAGCTCTCCCTTTCCTATAAGGGATTCTCTGTCCAGCCGTCGGAGTTTGTAAAAATCAGCTTCGTCTTTTTCGCTGCTACCATGTTTTACCGCTCCGCGGAATTTAAGAGCGTGGCCGTCACGACAGCCGTGGCGGCGGCCCATGTGCTGATTCTGGTGCTTTCCAGGGATCTGGGAGGCGCTCTGATTTTTTTTGTGGCCTACCTAGTCATGCTGTTTGCGGCCACATCGAATGTCTTCTACCTTGGTGCCGGGATTGCCAGCGGTTCTGCGGCAGCAGCGGCAGCGTACCAGATGTTTTCCCATGTGAGACGCCGGGTGGAGGCGTGGCGGAACCCGTGGGCCGATGTGGATGATACTGGCTATCAGGTTGCCCAGTCCCTGTTTGCCATCGGGACCGGCGGCTGGTTCGGCATGGGGCTTTATCAGGGAATGCCGAAGTCCATCCCTGTGGTGGAAAAGGATTTTATTTTTTCAGCCATCTGCGAGGAAATGGGCGGAATTTACGGGATCTGCCTTCTTCTCATCTGCCTGGGGTGCTTTCTCCAGTTTATGCTGATCGCTTCCAGGATGCAGGCCATGTTTTATAAACTGATCGCCCTGGGGCTCGGCACCGTGTACATCACGCAGGTGTTCCTCACCATCGGGGGCGTGACGAAATTCATCCCGTCCACAGGTGTCACCCTGCCGTTTGTCAGCTACGGCGGCAGCTCCACGGCGGCCACATTCCTGCTGTTCGGCATCATCCAGGGGCTTTATATTCTGAAGGAAAACGAGGAGGAAGAGGATGAAAAAGAGTAA
- a CDS encoding amidohydrolase family protein, with amino-acid sequence MKIIDAHLHFCPEYPHFDELARAAGHENTAEHLKKEYERLGIVMGIVMGNRGLSLEEHQYPDFLRYCIGLDGKILRENRLVDSYALIEQHLKLESCVGIKLYPGYNKTYITDESYEPVYELAAAYQKPVAVHMGQTAGPRAYLKYSHPLTMDEAAVRHPDVQFVMCHFGNPWLMDAAAVVEKNDNVAADLSGILVGKMEFGRLLERQRGYFETFRTWVSYCDNYGKFMFGTDWPLANYEESVDFVKWLVPEEYHEAVFYGNAARIYKIQQEKHS; translated from the coding sequence ATGAAAATTATCGACGCCCATCTTCATTTCTGTCCGGAATATCCGCATTTCGACGAACTAGCCAGGGCGGCCGGACATGAGAATACGGCGGAACATTTAAAAAAGGAATATGAACGCCTCGGGATTGTTATGGGAATCGTCATGGGGAACAGGGGACTTTCGTTAGAAGAACACCAGTATCCGGATTTTCTCAGGTACTGTATCGGGCTGGACGGCAAGATTTTAAGGGAGAACCGTCTTGTGGACTCCTATGCTCTCATCGAGCAGCATTTAAAGCTGGAAAGCTGCGTGGGAATCAAGCTGTATCCAGGATACAATAAAACGTATATCACCGATGAGAGCTATGAGCCGGTTTACGAGCTGGCGGCGGCTTATCAAAAGCCGGTTGCTGTCCACATGGGCCAGACGGCAGGCCCCAGGGCATATTTAAAGTACAGCCACCCGCTCACCATGGATGAGGCAGCCGTCCGCCATCCGGATGTGCAGTTTGTCATGTGCCATTTCGGGAACCCGTGGCTGATGGACGCAGCGGCTGTGGTGGAGAAAAATGACAATGTGGCGGCCGATCTTTCGGGAATTTTGGTCGGGAAAATGGAGTTTGGCAGGCTTTTGGAACGGCAGCGGGGATATTTCGAGACGTTTCGCACCTGGGTTTCCTACTGCGACAATTACGGGAAATTCATGTTCGGGACGGACTGGCCGCTTGCAAATTATGAGGAATCCGTGGATTTCGTGAAGTGGCTGGTGCCGGAGGAGTACCATGAGGCGGTATTTTACGGGAATGCTGCCAGGATTTACAAGATTCAGCAGGAGAAACACAGTTAG
- a CDS encoding IS1182 family transposase, which produces MTSKLKYHKNYTEFGEPYQLVLPLNLEGLVPDDDSVRLLSHELEDLDYSLLYQAYSAKGRNPAVDPKTMFKILTYAYSQNIYSSRKIETACRRDINFMWLLAGQKAPDHSTIARFRTGFLADACENLFYQMVCRLEASGELSKETVFIDGTKLEACANKYTFVWKKSVGKWEAKMYERIQEAVCLLNQDYICGFHVGEESRTQDLQEICRFLEERCRLDGTILVHGRGKRKSRNQKYLELFRRFLERQTIYDWHTASFQGRNNYCKTDPDATFMHMKDDHMRNAQLKPGYNVQIAVDSEYIVAAGIFQDRNDVWTLVPFLKNMEVNLGFRYPSVTADSGYESEEAYEYLKSQGQIPYIKPQTYEKWKKRSFKKDISKRENMAYKEETDTYTCHAGKTLREVFKKKQKSKSGYQSEVTVYECEDCGGCPYKKKCTRAKGNKRLYLSKNFLKKRRESYENIISEKGIQYRTNRSIQVEGAFGVLKNDYEFQRFLLRGKTKVKLEILLLCLGYNLNKLHAKIQNGRTGSHLFEVKTA; this is translated from the coding sequence ATGACCAGTAAATTAAAATACCATAAAAATTATACCGAATTCGGTGAGCCTTATCAACTGGTTTTGCCATTAAATTTGGAAGGTTTGGTTCCTGATGATGATTCTGTTCGACTGCTGAGCCACGAATTGGAGGATTTAGATTACAGCTTGCTGTATCAGGCTTACTCTGCCAAAGGCAGAAATCCGGCAGTGGACCCAAAGACCATGTTCAAGATCCTGACTTATGCCTATTCCCAGAACATCTATTCATCCAGAAAAATTGAAACCGCATGCAGACGCGACATCAACTTTATGTGGCTGCTTGCCGGACAAAAAGCACCGGATCACAGCACCATTGCCCGTTTCCGAACCGGTTTTCTGGCAGATGCCTGTGAAAATCTGTTCTACCAGATGGTCTGCCGCCTGGAAGCAAGCGGAGAATTATCAAAAGAAACCGTATTTATTGATGGGACAAAACTGGAAGCCTGTGCCAATAAATATACCTTCGTCTGGAAGAAATCGGTGGGGAAATGGGAAGCAAAGATGTACGAACGGATTCAGGAGGCAGTCTGTCTTCTGAACCAGGATTATATCTGCGGGTTCCATGTGGGAGAGGAAAGCCGTACCCAGGACCTTCAGGAAATCTGCCGGTTTCTGGAAGAACGATGCCGTCTGGATGGGACGATTTTGGTACATGGAAGAGGAAAACGCAAAAGCCGGAATCAAAAATATCTGGAACTGTTCCGCCGGTTTCTGGAACGCCAGACAATCTATGACTGGCATACAGCTAGTTTCCAGGGCCGGAATAACTACTGCAAGACGGATCCGGATGCCACTTTTATGCACATGAAGGATGATCATATGAGGAATGCCCAGCTGAAACCTGGATATAACGTCCAGATCGCAGTGGACAGCGAATACATTGTGGCAGCTGGGATTTTTCAGGATCGGAATGATGTATGGACACTGGTGCCGTTTCTGAAAAACATGGAAGTGAACCTGGGATTTCGATATCCCAGTGTGACTGCGGATTCGGGGTATGAAAGCGAAGAGGCTTATGAATATCTGAAAAGCCAGGGTCAGATCCCTTACATCAAACCGCAGACCTACGAAAAATGGAAAAAGAGAAGTTTTAAGAAAGACATCAGCAAACGGGAAAATATGGCGTATAAGGAAGAGACAGACACCTACACCTGTCATGCAGGAAAAACACTGAGAGAAGTGTTTAAAAAGAAGCAGAAAAGCAAAAGCGGCTATCAGTCCGAGGTAACAGTATATGAATGTGAGGATTGCGGCGGATGTCCGTATAAGAAAAAATGTACGAGGGCAAAGGGAAATAAGAGGCTGTATCTTTCCAAAAACTTTTTGAAAAAGCGTCGGGAATCTTATGAGAACATCATAAGCGAAAAAGGGATCCAGTATCGGACAAACCGTTCGATTCAAGTAGAAGGAGCCTTTGGGGTGTTGAAAAACGATTATGAATTCCAGAGATTTCTGCTGAGAGGGAAAACGAAGGTAAAACTGGAGATCCTACTGCTGTGCCTGGGGTATAATCTGAATAAATTGCATGCTAAGATCCAAAATGGCCGGACAGGAAGCCATCTGTTTGAAGTAAAAACTGCATAG
- a CDS encoding NUDIX hydrolase: MIEATSCGGVVIFRGKILVLYKNYKNRYEGWVLPKGTVEAGEEFKETALREVKEETGVSASIIKYIGKSQYSFSTPQDMVEKDVHWYLMMADSYYSKPQREEYFVDSGYYKFYEAYHLLKFSNEKQILEKAYNEYLDLKRSNLWGNKKYF; encoded by the coding sequence ATGATAGAAGCAACGAGCTGTGGCGGTGTGGTTATTTTTCGAGGCAAAATCCTCGTCCTTTATAAGAATTATAAGAACCGGTACGAGGGATGGGTTCTGCCGAAGGGAACTGTTGAAGCAGGAGAAGAGTTCAAAGAGACGGCGCTCAGAGAAGTGAAGGAGGAAACCGGCGTTTCCGCCTCGATTATCAAGTATATTGGCAAGAGCCAGTATTCTTTCAGTACGCCTCAGGACATGGTGGAGAAGGATGTCCACTGGTACCTGATGATGGCGGACAGCTATTACAGCAAACCACAGCGGGAGGAATACTTCGTGGATTCCGGATACTATAAATTTTATGAGGCATACCATCTTCTGAAATTTTCCAACGAAAAGCAGATTCTGGAGAAGGCCTACAACGAGTATCTGGATCTCAAACGGAGCAACCTCTGGGGAAATAAGAAATATTTTTGA
- a CDS encoding alpha/beta fold hydrolase, with protein MPYFDYGGKKVFYYEEGTGKPCIFLHGNTASSRMFEFLLPLYREHMRVILMDFLGNGRSERLTRFPEELWIDWGRQAAALCRRLDCGKVNLVGTSGGAYAAINAALEYPELFHKAAADSFDGRTLPPGFAAGLLKERAAARQDEQARGFYEWCQGEDWESVVDLDTEALVGYEKNHVRLFSAPIEAIRIPLLITASRADEMLANDMEAECRYLKERNPNIRYKIYETGGHPLILSRAEEIAGAVTEFFAE; from the coding sequence ATGCCATATTTTGATTACGGCGGAAAAAAGGTGTTTTATTATGAGGAAGGGACAGGAAAACCGTGTATTTTCCTTCACGGAAATACGGCATCCTCGCGGATGTTTGAGTTTCTTTTGCCGCTTTACCGAGAGCATATGCGGGTGATCCTGATGGACTTTCTGGGAAATGGACGGTCGGAGCGGCTCACCAGATTCCCTGAAGAGCTGTGGATCGACTGGGGACGCCAGGCGGCCGCTCTCTGCCGGCGGCTGGACTGCGGGAAAGTGAATCTGGTCGGGACGAGCGGCGGGGCCTATGCTGCGATCAACGCGGCGCTGGAATATCCGGAGCTTTTCCATAAGGCAGCAGCAGACAGTTTTGACGGGCGGACGCTCCCGCCGGGATTTGCCGCTGGACTCCTCAAAGAGCGGGCGGCTGCCAGGCAGGACGAGCAGGCGCGGGGATTTTACGAGTGGTGCCAGGGAGAAGACTGGGAGTCTGTGGTGGATCTGGATACAGAAGCCCTTGTCGGTTATGAAAAGAACCATGTCCGTCTTTTTTCGGCGCCCATTGAGGCGATTCGGATTCCGCTTCTCATTACGGCGAGCAGGGCCGACGAGATGCTGGCAAATGACATGGAAGCGGAGTGCCGGTATTTGAAAGAACGGAATCCGAATATCCGGTATAAGATTTATGAGACAGGCGGGCACCCGCTGATTCTTTCGCGGGCGGAGGAGATAGCCGGGGCAGTGACGGAGTTCTTTGCGGAGTAA
- a CDS encoding U32 family peptidase gives MRNGKVEILAPAGSYESMKAAINAGADAVYIGGSRFGARAYADNPDEENLVKAIEFVHLHGKKLYMTVNTLVKERELSELSGFLRPYYEAGLDGVIIQDLGVFRYIRDHFPGLPLHVSTQMTVTGKYGAKSLKEMGASRIVPARELSLDELRAMYAETGMEIEVFVHGALCYCYSGQCLFSSLIGGRSGNRGRCAQTCRLPFEVRQDGKSLNRKNEKYVLSLKDLCTLDILPDILETGVCSLKIEGRMKSPRYTAGVVSVYRKYVDMYLNEGKSGYHVDESDRRMLLELFDRGGQTDGYYKRHNGRDMVVLKEKPAFREGSQELYDTLDRLYVNAEKKEPVTGEAWIAPGKKTRLTVSLAGQRQTEKKRVASVSAYVEGAPAEEAKSAPMTEERIRKQLMKTGGSPFVFESLEIHMEGDVFLPVQELNRMRREALEALEHGIYDLYRRKAPEEKSGTALRETVHAAAPLRPEFNALVSTKEQFSACLERFGAWKKEKGGEFGIYLASESFDAGTWKQASEACHEKGISCYLMLPRIFRGEAESYFLRNRERLLEAGFDVLGVASMEEPEFVKQQFPGRKLFFDHGMYVFNHLAKEAMEELGACRVTVPVELNRREIADAGAGGEMIVYGRLPMMVSAQCIHRTLSGCDKKPGVLWMKDRKGKEFPVENQCRFCYNTIWNAAPLSLHGLSDEVMGLGAEALRLNFTLEDRRETEAVLSAFYREFILGEDAGAAAGDFTRGHFKRGIE, from the coding sequence ATGAGAAACGGAAAGGTTGAGATCCTGGCCCCGGCCGGGTCTTACGAAAGCATGAAGGCAGCCATAAATGCCGGGGCCGATGCCGTCTATATCGGCGGAAGCCGCTTCGGCGCCAGAGCCTATGCCGACAATCCGGACGAGGAGAACCTGGTGAAGGCCATCGAATTTGTCCATCTTCATGGGAAAAAGCTTTATATGACGGTCAATACGCTGGTGAAGGAGCGGGAGCTTTCCGAGCTTTCCGGCTTTTTAAGGCCCTATTACGAGGCCGGCCTTGACGGCGTCATCATCCAGGATCTCGGCGTGTTCCGGTATATCCGGGATCATTTTCCGGGACTGCCGCTTCATGTGAGCACACAGATGACGGTGACGGGAAAATACGGCGCGAAAAGCCTGAAAGAGATGGGGGCGTCGCGGATCGTGCCGGCAAGGGAGCTCAGCCTTGATGAGCTTCGGGCCATGTACGCGGAGACAGGGATGGAAATCGAGGTTTTTGTCCATGGCGCGCTCTGCTACTGTTATTCCGGCCAGTGTCTGTTTTCCAGCCTTATCGGCGGCCGCAGCGGGAACAGAGGGCGGTGCGCCCAGACCTGCCGCCTGCCTTTTGAAGTCAGACAGGACGGAAAATCGTTAAATAGGAAGAACGAGAAATATGTTTTAAGCCTTAAGGATCTCTGTACCCTCGATATTTTGCCGGATATTCTGGAAACCGGCGTCTGTTCCTTAAAGATCGAGGGACGGATGAAGAGTCCGCGGTACACGGCCGGAGTGGTGAGTGTCTATCGGAAATATGTGGACATGTACTTAAACGAAGGAAAGAGCGGCTACCATGTGGACGAATCCGACCGGCGGATGCTTTTGGAGCTTTTCGACCGGGGCGGCCAGACCGACGGATATTATAAACGGCATAACGGCCGTGATATGGTGGTTTTAAAGGAAAAACCGGCATTTCGTGAGGGGAGCCAGGAGTTATATGACACGCTGGACCGTCTTTACGTCAACGCAGAGAAAAAGGAACCGGTGACGGGGGAGGCATGGATTGCGCCAGGAAAGAAAACGCGGCTTACGGTTTCCCTGGCAGGCCAGAGGCAGACGGAAAAGAAGCGGGTGGCATCTGTTTCCGCATATGTGGAAGGCGCGCCGGCCGAGGAGGCAAAAAGCGCCCCGATGACCGAGGAACGGATCAGAAAGCAGCTTATGAAGACCGGCGGCTCGCCGTTTGTATTTGAATCGCTGGAAATCCATATGGAAGGCGATGTTTTCCTCCCGGTACAGGAACTAAACAGGATGCGGCGTGAGGCACTGGAGGCGCTGGAACATGGAATTTATGATTTGTACCGCAGGAAAGCGCCGGAGGAGAAATCTGGCACGGCTCTCCGTGAAACTGTCCATGCTGCGGCTCCTTTGCGTCCGGAATTCAATGCCCTTGTAAGCACGAAAGAACAGTTTTCGGCCTGTCTGGAAAGGTTCGGGGCGTGGAAAAAGGAAAAGGGCGGAGAGTTCGGGATTTATCTGGCATCGGAGTCCTTTGACGCCGGGACATGGAAGCAGGCTTCGGAGGCCTGCCATGAAAAAGGGATTTCCTGTTATCTGATGCTTCCGAGGATTTTCCGCGGAGAGGCAGAAAGTTATTTTTTAAGGAACCGGGAGCGGCTATTGGAAGCCGGCTTCGATGTCCTTGGCGTGGCCTCCATGGAGGAGCCGGAATTTGTAAAACAGCAGTTTCCTGGCAGGAAACTTTTCTTCGACCATGGGATGTACGTTTTTAACCATCTGGCAAAGGAAGCCATGGAGGAGCTTGGCGCATGCCGCGTGACGGTTCCGGTGGAGTTAAACCGCAGGGAGATTGCGGACGCCGGTGCCGGCGGAGAGATGATCGTCTACGGCCGCCTTCCGATGATGGTTTCGGCCCAGTGCATCCATCGGACGCTGTCCGGCTGTGACAAGAAGCCGGGAGTCCTGTGGATGAAAGACAGGAAGGGAAAGGAGTTTCCGGTGGAGAACCAGTGTCGGTTCTGTTATAACACGATCTGGAACGCGGCGCCCCTGTCGCTTCACGGCCTTTCCGATGAGGTCATGGGACTTGGAGCGGAGGCGCTGAGGCTTAACTTTACACTGGAAGACAGGCGGGAGACCGAGGCGGTGCTTTCTGCCTTCTACCGCGAATTCATATTAGGAGAGGATGCCGGCGCGGCCGCCGGGGACTTTACCAGAGGCCATTTTAAACGCGGCATTGAGTAG
- a CDS encoding penicillin-binding protein 2, with protein MKKSKPNPKANKSILWFAYGVVALFLLMGAYMGYFIQAESEEVINNPYNSRLDSLSDRIIRGKILSSDGTVLAETSVAEDGSETRIYPYGELFAHVVGYSTAGKTGIESLANFYLLSSHVNLIEKTVNELADQKNIGDNVVTTLDLALQKTASDALGDNRGAVVAIEPSTGKILAMVSKPAFDPNTVAAEWDSLVNGDSSEARLLNRATQGLYPPGSTFKLLTALEYMREHPGDYNDYTFSCDGIFEYEEFKIQCASQTAHGNVDFGLAFADSCNGAFANLGLSLDLNRLYSLSEELLYNKELPLSLPYNKSSFTMTDGASDWEILQTSIGQGSTLMTPIHNAMLAAAIANGGVLMKPYVLDHVENAGGQVVKRFSPSEYGSLITEAEAGALKDLMVRVVNEGTGSRVKSDAYQAAGKTGSAQFEAGKEAHAWFIGFAPADDPKIAVCVIVEQGSSGGRVAAPIARQLFDCYLGQ; from the coding sequence ATGAAAAAGAGTAAACCGAATCCGAAGGCCAACAAAAGCATCCTCTGGTTTGCCTACGGCGTCGTGGCGCTGTTCCTCTTGATGGGCGCCTATATGGGGTATTTCATCCAGGCGGAAAGTGAGGAGGTCATCAACAACCCCTATAATTCCAGGCTGGACAGCTTATCTGACCGGATCATCCGCGGGAAGATTCTAAGCAGCGACGGCACGGTTCTGGCGGAAACCTCGGTGGCCGAGGACGGGAGCGAGACGAGAATCTATCCGTACGGCGAGCTGTTTGCCCATGTGGTCGGGTACTCGACGGCCGGGAAGACGGGGATTGAGTCGCTGGCAAATTTCTACCTCCTAAGTTCCCATGTGAACCTGATCGAGAAGACGGTCAACGAGCTGGCAGATCAGAAAAACATCGGCGACAATGTGGTGACGACGCTTGATCTGGCACTCCAGAAGACCGCGTCCGACGCCCTGGGAGACAACCGGGGAGCCGTGGTTGCCATCGAGCCGTCCACGGGAAAAATCCTGGCCATGGTTTCAAAACCGGCCTTTGACCCCAATACGGTGGCGGCCGAATGGGATTCGCTGGTAAACGGGGATTCCAGCGAGGCCAGACTTTTAAACCGCGCTACCCAGGGACTGTATCCGCCCGGCTCTACCTTTAAGCTTTTAACAGCGTTGGAATACATGAGAGAGCATCCGGGCGATTACAATGACTATACGTTTTCCTGTGACGGGATTTTTGAGTATGAGGAATTTAAGATCCAGTGTGCCAGCCAGACGGCCCACGGGAACGTGGATTTCGGACTGGCCTTTGCCGATTCCTGCAACGGCGCCTTTGCCAATCTGGGGCTGAGCCTGGATCTTAACAGGCTGTACAGCCTGTCGGAGGAACTTTTATATAATAAGGAGCTTCCGCTGTCCCTGCCGTATAACAAGAGCAGCTTCACCATGACGGACGGGGCTTCCGACTGGGAGATCCTTCAGACCTCCATCGGCCAGGGTTCGACGCTTATGACGCCGATCCACAATGCCATGCTGGCGGCAGCCATTGCAAACGGGGGCGTTTTGATGAAGCCGTATGTTCTCGACCATGTGGAAAATGCCGGCGGGCAGGTGGTGAAACGGTTCTCGCCGTCGGAGTACGGCTCGCTGATAACAGAGGCGGAGGCCGGGGCGTTAAAGGATCTGATGGTGCGCGTCGTGAACGAGGGAACCGGATCCCGCGTAAAAAGCGATGCCTATCAGGCGGCCGGGAAGACGGGATCGGCCCAGTTCGAGGCGGGAAAAGAGGCCCATGCCTGGTTCATCGGCTTTGCGCCGGCAGACGACCCGAAGATTGCAGTCTGCGTTATCGTGGAACAGGGGAGCTCCGGCGGCCGCGTGGCGGCGCCCATCGCCAGACAGCTTTTTGACTGTTACCTCGGACAGTAA
- the galE gene encoding UDP-glucose 4-epimerase GalE — MRILVTGGAGYIGSHTCLELLNQGHEVVAFDNLCNASEESLKRVREITGKELTFYQADMLDRNALEDIFSKEEIDAVIHFAGLKAVGESVAKPWEYYYNNITGTLILCDVMRKHGVKKIIFSSSATVYGDPAFVPITEECPKGQCTNPYGQTKSMLEQILTDIQKADPEWNVILLRYFNPVGAHESGRIGEDPEGIPNNLTPYITQVAVGKLKEVGVFGNDYDTPDGTGVRDYIHVMDLADGHVKALKKFEDEPSVYIYNLGTGHGYSVLDVIHAFSRAVGREIPYVIKPRRAGDIATCYADAAKAERELGWKAKRGLDEMCADAWRWQSMNPNGYRGEK, encoded by the coding sequence ATGAGAATATTGGTTACGGGAGGCGCCGGGTACATCGGCAGCCACACATGTCTGGAGCTTTTAAATCAGGGCCATGAGGTCGTTGCCTTCGATAATCTCTGCAACGCGTCAGAGGAATCGTTAAAGCGTGTGCGGGAGATCACGGGAAAGGAGCTGACCTTCTATCAGGCAGACATGCTTGACCGAAACGCCCTGGAGGATATTTTTTCCAAAGAAGAGATCGACGCAGTCATCCACTTTGCAGGCCTCAAGGCCGTGGGCGAATCGGTGGCAAAGCCCTGGGAGTATTACTATAACAATATTACAGGGACGTTGATTCTCTGCGATGTCATGAGAAAGCACGGTGTGAAGAAAATCATTTTCAGCTCTTCTGCGACTGTCTACGGCGATCCGGCTTTCGTGCCGATTACCGAGGAGTGCCCGAAGGGACAGTGCACCAACCCCTACGGCCAGACGAAGAGCATGCTGGAGCAGATTTTAACAGATATCCAGAAGGCAGACCCGGAGTGGAACGTGATCCTTCTTCGGTACTTTAATCCGGTGGGCGCCCATGAGAGCGGACGCATCGGCGAGGATCCGGAGGGCATCCCCAACAACCTGACGCCGTACATCACCCAGGTGGCTGTCGGGAAGCTGAAAGAGGTCGGCGTGTTTGGAAACGACTATGATACGCCGGATGGGACAGGTGTCCGCGATTATATCCATGTGATGGATTTGGCTGACGGCCATGTGAAGGCTTTAAAGAAGTTTGAGGACGAGCCGTCCGTGTATATTTACAATCTCGGAACCGGCCATGGATACAGCGTACTGGATGTGATCCATGCGTTTTCCAGAGCCGTCGGAAGAGAAATTCCCTATGTGATTAAGCCGCGGCGGGCCGGCGACATTGCCACCTGCTATGCCGATGCGGCAAAGGCCGAGAGAGAGCTTGGCTGGAAGGCAAAGAGAGGACTTGATGAGATGTGCGCCGATGCCTGGAGATGGCAGTCCATGAATCCCAATGGGTATCGGGGGGAGAAGTAA